A stretch of the Lactuca sativa cultivar Salinas chromosome 9, Lsat_Salinas_v11, whole genome shotgun sequence genome encodes the following:
- the LOC111895998 gene encoding heat shock 70 kDa protein 8: protein MSQEQVYTVASDSDTTGDERSSAPFPEIAIGIDIGTSQCSLAVWNGSQVELIRNTRNQKLMKSYVTFRDESPVGGVSDQLSHEYEMLSGSSVFNMKRLIGRIDTDPIVSQASKTLPFLIQTLGIGVKPFIAALVNNMWRSTTPEEVLAIYLVELKALAEVGVKRPVRNVVLTVPAAFSRFQLTRISRACAMAGLHVVRLMPEPAAVALLYAQQQQLSVHDSGSEKVALIFNMGAGYSDVAIIVTAGGVSQMKGLAGSTVGGEDLLQNTMHYLLPNMENLFPNKIKSMGVLRVAAQDAIHKLSSQSKVQIDIDLGNGIKICKIIDLEEFEEANKEVFEKCASLVTRCLQDSKVNVEHIDDVILVGGCTNIPKVKNMVMGICKKNKIYPGINPLEAAVRGAALEGALAAGVNDPLGSLDLLTIQVNAHSIGIRANRDSFVPIIARNTTMPARREVVFTTAHDHQTEALIVVYEGDEEVVEKNYLLGYFKVVGIPLAPRGKPEINVCMDIDASNLLRVMVGVLMPGEQNPVVPPLEVRMPTADDGNGLTADVLNRSFGSTLDLVTLHNKMSR, encoded by the coding sequence ATGAGTCAAGAACAAGTATACACTGTGGCATCTGATAGCGATACGACTGGGGACGAAAGATCATCAGCCCCTTTTCCGGAAATTGCAATTGGAATCGATATCGGTACCTCTCAATGTAGTCTTGCAGTTTGGAACGGTTCTCAGGTAGAACTTATCAGGAATACAAGAAACCAAAAACTGATGAAATCATATGTGACCTTCAGAGACGAATCCCCCGTAGGTGGAGTCAGTGATCAACTATCTCATGAATATGAAATGTTATCAGGGTCTTCTGTTTTCAACATGAAACGCTTAATTGGTCGAATCGACACCGACCCCATTGTCTCTCAAGCTAGCAAGACTTTACCTTTTCTCATCCAAACTTTGGGAATCGGTGTAAAACCATTCATTGCAGCATTGGTAAACAACATGTGGAGATCAACCACCCCAGAAGAAGTCCTTGCCATATATCTTGTAGAACTAAAAGCTTTAGCAGAAGTTGGGGTGAAAAGACCGGTGAGAAACGTTGTGTTAACTGTTCCCGCTGCATTTAGTCGGTTTCAGTTAACAAGAATCAGTCGGGCCTGTGCCATGGCTGGTCTCCATGTTGTTCGATTGATGCCTGAACCAGCTGCAGTTGCTTTGTTATATGCCCAACAGCAGCAGCTGTCTGTACATGATAGTGGTAGTGAAAAGGTTGCTCTGATATTCAACATGGGTGCGGGGTATTCGGATGTGGCTATAATTGTGACAGCTGGCGGAGTGTCGCAAATGAAGGGCTTGGCGGGTAGCACCGTAGGAGGGGAGGACTTGCTTCAAAATACGATGCACTATCTTTTACCCAATATGGAGAATCTGTTTCcgaataaaataaaatcaatggGCGTTCTTCGAGTCGCAGCACAGGATGCAATCCACAAGCTGTCATCTCAATCCAAAGTCCAAATAGATATTGACCTTGGAAACGGAATAAAAATATGCAAAATCATTGATTTGGAGGAGTTTGAAGAAGCCAACAAAGAGGTTTTTGAAAAATGTGCTTCTTTGGTTACACGTTGTTTGCAGGACTCAAAGGTGAACGTAGAACATATCGATGATGTGATTCTTGTTGGCGGGTGTACCAATATCCCAAAAGTGAAGAACATGGTGATGGGTATctgtaaaaaaaacaaaatctaCCCGGGTATCAACCCGTTGGAAGCTGCGGTTCGTGGGGCGGCACTGGAAGGAGCACTGGCGGCTGGTGTCAATGATCCTCTCGGGAGTTTAGATCTTCTAACCATTCAAGTGAACGCACACAGCATTGGGATCCGAGCCAATAGGGACAGTTTTGTACCTATTATAGCTCGGAACACCACTATGCCCGCCAGGAGGGAGGTGGTTTTTACTACCGCCCATGACCACCAGACTGAGGCCTTGATTGTGGTGTATGAGGGTGATGAGGAGGTGGTGGAAAAGAACTACCTGTTGGGGTATTTTAAGGTTGTAGGGATACCTTTGGCTCCCAGAGGGAAACCTGAAATTAATGTGTGTATGGACATTGATGCTTCGAATTTGCTGAGAGTCATGGTTGGGGTTTTAATGCCGGGAGAACAGAATCCGGTGGTTCCGCCACTTGAAGTGAGAATGCCGACTGCTGATGATGGAAATGGGTTGACTGCGGATGTTCTCAACAGATCATTTGGGTCTACTTTGGACCTGGTAACCCTTCACAACAAAATGTCCCGGTGA